Genomic DNA from Macadamia integrifolia cultivar HAES 741 chromosome 6, SCU_Mint_v3, whole genome shotgun sequence:
GGCTAGCTTAAACAGCCCTTATACGGGCCTTAAATGGGCTATGgtcctatttaattctaaacgggctctaaacgggCCTACCCTAAAATCAGTTTTTAAGCGGATTAAATGGAGGAAATCATTCACAATTGACAATTCCGGAACCATATCCTGCAATTAACAAGGGGCTTCTAAGTTTTATCAAGTGATGAGCAGCTTCACAATCAATCTAACAATTTCAGTTGGAAGCACAAGTTTATGGTAATGACTAGACCTTCATTGATAACTTGAATTTACATGTCCACCATTATTCTGATCAACGAATTGATAACTGAATTTGAGATATAGACAAGAAAATATTAGGGATAGCTCTATACAGCTGCCAAGTGCAAAAAATTTGCAGTCAAAACAAGCAAAAATAACTAACCTAATGAAGATTAAATTGGTTCCAACATTTGAATGAGATAGCTTAGGCCATATCTCTCTACATAAATAGTCCTCGTgatctgccatgtggcataTTTAGGGGCCCTACAGAAACCTTTCCTATGACTCCAAAAAACTTGACTTTGCCAAAGTGGTTATGGTTCCTTAATACCCCATTCCCACTACAGGTTTGACTGAACACATTGGTTTGATAACACATCCATATAAGGTTGGGCTTCCTTCCTACCAAATAGTTAGGCTTCCTTATTGTTAGGATAGCAACACACTTCCAAATAGCTCATATTAGCTCATATCCCCTGGGACCAACTAGATGATGAATCTCACAGAATACTCGTCTTCACTCAGAAAATGTTCATCTCTTGATCTTCAAGATTAACAATTGAACCCTAGTGTTGCAGGGAAAGAAAAAGTTTTGATAAGTCTACCTAAATAATGCATAAATAGAAGGCAGAATGAAAAAAATCTTAGGATCATGGGGATCATTTTGGATAGAAATACCTTATCAGAACTAGAGACAGTCTGAGAGACAAGAGAGAGAAGCTTGAGGGCAGCGGCTTCTTTGATATTAACAGAACCAACAAAAGCAGCAAGGGTGGGCGAGGGTAGGAACCAGCATCTTTGAGCATCTTTGAGCCTCTTTGAGAAATGGCTTCTTTGAGCCTCTTTGATTTTATTAGAACCAGAGAGAGTCTgagagacaaaaaataaaaaataaaaaaataccttATATCAGAACAAACAATGgcttctttgattttctcagaATCAGAGAGTCTtagatagtaaaaaaaaaaaaaataccttccCTCTTTTGAAGGAAACCAGAGTCTGAAAGAGGGTAGAGGCACCCAGAAGGAAGAGGGTAGCGGCTAGCAGTGGCGATTAGAGGGAAGAGGGCACCGGCGACCAATGGCTACCAGAGGGAAGCGGCTACCAGTGGCATGCAGCGACTAGATGGAATAAGGCAGCGGCGACCAGCGGCTACCAACGGCATGCGGTGACTAGAGGGAAGATGGATGAGGGATGAGGGATGAGGGAAGAGGGAAGTGGCTCTGGTGAGTGACTTCCAAGGTTTCAGACTTCCAGTAGTTCTTTAGgcgtttagggttttttcccatATGAAATTACTATTTAGTCCTAGCTATTCCATATTCAATTTAAGCATTCCTAAGGGTGGTCAGGTCGGTCGAGCTAATTGAGTCGGTTCTACCGGGCTACTTAAGTGAGTCGGGCCAGGCGCCCTACTACTCTGCACCGTGAACACCTATTTAATAAACGGGTTGGTTCAGGTAGGGCCTTAAGCGGGTCGGGCTGGGTCaggcctaccggtgcgggctcaagattgacacccctaacttaGCCCATGATTCACGTCTGAGcagaatattattattatttttttttttttttgatataagAGCTGAAAATTATAAGTTCAAGCATCAAAATGCTCTACTTTCTCTAATGTCTTAAATTTATCTCACTATTAATTCCAATTTCCAACTACTAGTTGAGTTTTCTAAATGTTCTTATGTTGGCTTGAACAACAACCTATTTAAATTTgcttctgttttcttctttttttttgttctttattttattctctgtAGTGCTACTGTATCTTCAAATTTCTAtagatgattttatttttagcttcagATAGAGAAAGCTTGTCCAACAACTCAAATTTCTGGTTCTTATTTCCTTCAAACAAGGCGTTTCCTTGGTTTATCAATTGAAACTTTTAGCATGTATGTTGTTGCTTGTGATCTTCAACATTGTATTTATGCCTAAAACATACAAAGCCATACATGAATGCTTGTTTAGAATGAGTCAATTGCAAATGTGCATGAGATAATATCATAACAGTATACTCATTATGCCCCTATATAATGAGTAAGTGGTTCTTGAATCCACCCTATTGACTAGGGATACTAATAACGTATACCATTATCGAATTTTAACCCACACTGCAGAACTATCTAACATGATGTTAAATGTAGTATGTTAGGAGCTTAGCCATATTATTCCAGTATGTGTTCATTGTTGCTTCTACAGATTTGTCAAGCCTTATGCTGTAGACATTGTTCACCATGAAAACAATTTCTCAGTAGTGTCTTGGGCAGTTTTAAGAGCAGTAAGCTCTTTTCCTGCCTTAAACAAGCCATCCATTAGTGAAGAATAGTTAACGGAGTCGGTTGGTAAGCCCtgtttccatttaaaaaaaaaaaaaaaaaaagaagagaaaggaccaagtttttcTTAAGCCACAGTAAAGGGGAATCCCTTGACCATGTGCTTTCCTCTTGACTTTCCCTTGCAATGCCATTCTTCCATTTTCGTGTTTAATTGTTCTTTTATGCAAGTTATATATGAGTTACACCAATTTTGGATCTATCTAAAGATGATCTTTTGTTGCCAACTGTTCATATCTTCTTTAGTGTTTATCTATATTCGACATCTTCGGCTATGCTTGGCAGCCTTAATGTTTCCACATAGTGCTACCCTTGCTTGTAgcaattttaatttaaaatatcaACAGTGTttagctctctctcttctcccaccaTAAgaccacgtgcatttgcacgtgtatatttactagtatatatatatacatagatagatagatagatagatatgtCTTTCCCTCATCAGCCAATCAAGAGGGTCCTTgttaaaaatgtgttttttaaCATGCTAATCTGTCTAAGATGGTTCAGCCTATATTTCCAAACAACTCCTGTAGTCTTGTCTCACCACTTTTACCAAATTAAATTGGAAAATTGAAAGAACAAATATTTAAGTACTTATCCTCTGGTTTGTGCATGAAACCTCTGTTAACAAATTACGGAACCTCTTCCTTAAGCACTCTGAGCTTAAGCTTTTGGGAATAGAATGAATTCATTGGGTATGAATACTGGAAAGGAAATCAATATACTCCTGCTTGTGCATTGCTGCATACACATTTATGGGGATGGACTGAGCATTCAATGTGCTACACTAGGAGGTCTTCCCTCTGACAAAAAAATCCTGATCATATATAACCACATAATTGGTTCATACATCCTATCTATTACATTTGTTTGAAATTCCAATAAATtcaagataaaataataaatggaaaaggaaaacagTATGAAGTTGTTTATCAAACAAAAGTTCGATTCACCTTGATATATTTGAAGAGGTTCAATCACAGTTCAGGTGGATGACTCATTCGCTTGCTCATATTTCTGTGGTAATTGCGGTCAGCTGTCAATCTAGTATATCAGTTTTCAACTTTATGTGGTCTGTAGGAGAAGCTAAAACTCTTCTTAGACAACATATCTGTAATAAGAACTGTACTAATGTAGCGCATACTATGAAAGCCATACCACAAAAAAGGGATGGAACCAGAAACATAAGGTCTTTCATTTGAGGGATTATAACTTGGGTCAGGTGAACACTATGTAACAAGCTGAAGCATATAACCATTGATTGTCAATTGCTCAAAGAAAACAATTAAGAACATATAATTCTTCTTATCATTGGTTGCTTTATTATGTAATATGTTGTCTTCATTCCACATGTTTAATCTTAGTGTTGTTCACAGAAATTTTATTTGATAGCAATTGCTCCAAATAGGTCCTGTGGCAAACAAATGTTGGCAACAACATCCAAGCCTCAAAGGACCGAACCAAATAAGTTGAACATCATATTTGGCTCATTGTGGCAAACCAATTTGCCTTCCACTGGAGAAGCCAATACAGGTTCGCAATTCCGTCCATTTTGATCCACGGAACACTACCATCTTCACTGCAATGCTGCAAACTTGTTCCTCTTCCACTGGAGAGGTCGATATGGGTTTCCCATCCCTTCCAGTTTGGTCCATGGGAACTTGTGCCTGGCAATCTTTCGTTTCTTTGCAGCTACTCCCAGGTAATCTCCATAGTTCTATGGAAGAAGAAACAGATTAGGAACTCAAAACATACCAAAGTTTTACAGTAAAAGACAGCCCAAATGAGTACTTTTATTTTATCCCAAGTAACCAGTCAGAATGGCTAAAAAGCTAGTGACTGAACTCAACCGTTCAAAGTCAGTATCAATAGTATAATACcaaaatatgaaatttaaaTCATAATGTACAAATTTCCTAGATCTACTAGATtacaaaataaattacaaaacaagtagGGTTGAATTTGGTTTACacctttgttttgtaattattgtTTTAATTTAGCAATTTTTGGAAATTGTCCCTGGGTTCCTTTCCAGGCCTACTGAACTGAAAGTAGCAGTTACACTATCAAGCATGAAGGTGCTCTGTCTAATTTTGTACTGCCTCATAGAACTGAAACCGATTAAGTGTTTTACTGAAAATAGAACTAAGTGAATTAGAGTTTGTCTTGGCAAACCAAAGTTCTAGCAATCAAGTATCTTTGATAGAATCTCAAACCTTGAGACAGAGTCCATCATCGACATCACAAATGGGATAGTCCTCAGGGCAGCAATAGTCAGTTCCAGTACAGCATATAGCATTCTCGTACTCGCAGCAGCCATAGATGAGGCAGTAATTATAATATTCAAATATGCAGCAGCAAGTCTCTGTAGCTGGACAGTAGGAATAGTCTCCACACTCACTTGGTGATGGACCAGGAGAGGGAGGCGTGGGCGAAGGAGGTGGTggagttggtggtggtggtggtggtggtggtggaggtggaacAGATGGAGATGGGAAAGGAGAAGGTGAAGGGGTAACGGATTCTTTGGTTGGATAAGAAGCCATGGCATTGATTGCACAAACCCCATATTGCAAATCTGTGTTCCTCCTTATATATATGTATCCATCTATTCCCCAAGTAGTTCCCCATGAATTCTTCACTATCCAATACTCTTCATCTCCTTGTGAACCATAACCTACAATCAAAACTGCATGGTCAATGTCATCTGGATCGCTCGAACAGTCCCCATCATAGATCCCCTGTACAGGTTACAAGTTAAAACATTTGTATAATTGCGGATGCTTTTAGCTCCGAAACGAAAATCAAACTAAAGGTTTACatttaaatccaaaaatcaTAGACTTACCCCTGTATATAGTTGAAAATCCCATGCTGAGCCATCAATCCCCACGCTGACAGGTTGTTGAACAACAGCACAAAGCATAGCACTGTCTTCTTCAGCTACATCTTCATAGCCATCAATGCTTACTACTTTGATTTTCTCCTATCCAACGGAAACAGCATATATTAGACAGAGAAGTGAAATGACATAAGACACATTTAGCTGTGAGCAGTGTTAATAGTGGTAGGATATGTTTAGGGGGAAGACCTTGGTGACATTGCAGGTTCCATCCAACCCTGTGTAAGGATAGTTGGACTCTGAATTGATTCCACCATTATTTATAACCCACTCAAACGCATAGTCCATATAACCTCCGTCGCACCCATCATTGGTTGTGTCACAGTCTACAAGTTCCTGTTCTGAAAGGCTAATAAGTTCTCCGGAGACTAT
This window encodes:
- the LOC122081059 gene encoding low-temperature-induced cysteine proteinase-like — its product is MDCRKTKLALLVFLWASTFGLCLCLPREFSIVSHDKDELLLSEERVSDEFRQWREKHGKVYKHSEELQRRLENFRKNLKYVLEKNSERKSRSGQVVGMNRFADMSNEEFKAMYMSKIKKPIGKKSAVKWGRRKGKEMMSCEASSSLDWRKKGVVTAVKDQGDCGSCWSFSSTGAMEGINAIVSGELISLSEQELVDCDTTNDGCDGGYMDYAFEWVINNGGINSESNYPYTGLDGTCNVTKEKIKVVSIDGYEDVAEEDSAMLCAVVQQPVSVGIDGSAWDFQLYTGGIYDGDCSSDPDDIDHAVLIVGYGSQGDEEYWIVKNSWGTTWGIDGYIYIRRNTDLQYGVCAINAMASYPTKESVTPSPSPFPSPSVPPPPPPPPPPPTPPPPSPTPPSPGPSPSECGDYSYCPATETCCCIFEYYNYCLIYGCCEYENAICCTGTDYCCPEDYPICDVDDGLCLKNYGDYLGVAAKKRKIARHKFPWTKLEGMGNPYRPLQWKRNKFAALQ